A portion of the Drosophila sechellia strain sech25 chromosome 2R, ASM438219v1, whole genome shotgun sequence genome contains these proteins:
- the LOC6608105 gene encoding protein lingerer isoform X6, with translation MSTQTRSGGGGGGHARNQKKSNASNSGGGGIGHHDGVSHAAAAGKKGGQDASKTDKPEKAQPKATTEQLRIAQITNSTTEDPQINEKVLLLLTMTQRSEEEVCCALNECDYDLEAAANFLIEELPQGAFAKYEKKRKNKAANNTADGAAGDGDWADGNANADRREKSRNRSSNRGGTRGSSDSRGWRGRETRENERNQRESREPWSGQNAGQDRGDDRANDNYRGQRNGGGRSGPGGGGRGGGFVSRSGRGGGRMGGRTGGPRGDRGSGGPGGAYGSGRGGNANEDHHEVELWDNTIAQNAEKQQQAHDDAWGDWNNEEYEGSLKDSKVFTTSNLATQSAANVVSGTGAVTGVPAASGSEISAPPGLEHQLVQQGSHLEESSSSGPAAVTPPATLSGSATTPLLQYSAAVSNPPPQLQSQGTQSGAGTGASAAAGGGAGSTPSSFVSASPDTFSSAASAAATLVHQAQKQQQLQQQTTPIKPSATLSVEQSQYFNSLASQGVSPGSVPVQSAPAGYAQNPVAAYSQTSTSVGVSQYPNTYANVFASGAAAGAGTGEQSQQQPQIRRARVKLPPPSKIPASAVEMPGDNALNNIGYLDVQFGALDFGTDDGFEPLPEKVGSGFSIDGQQQQQQPDDYQSKSQQQQQVTLAAGLQSSQISDALSAAGYTSRSTSQQQQGVSSSVNATIDQLTKSDPYGQTGGSGNAYQNAYQNSGASKTASGFPTTAPGGYSSSTYANVQSSVANSYQQQGYGSYQPSSYQQQAGTGAQSGTGAVSGGGGTATQNIPVGGSSSQNSTSGNASSAYLTSGYSTPQSAYQSSQSVYGNTGLSNSSGFSGSASNASSQYANFSASAKLKDATTASSAAHYDSVSTSSGVSSNSGSTGNGGVVSGQTGANQAAVSNNNSVSGSSSVSNVTAGVASGNVAGVGGGVSQSGVSSGVGVAGGSASSVGVNVNNNSSNASSVGATAVAQTATGTTAAVLASLTNKNSSSSNSSGSGGSAATTTGNASGQGAGASTGGVGGASGAGGAGSGGGSGSGLVPTNIQMQGYYDLNYPPASLGAGRDNLGSVTYSAMNDGRFARTDNNSSPVGNVSSTMSQQAGSSAPMLNVPYAYFYGGNVMPGSFQYGTPAIYPQIPAANTASGQQFPKPSYSAGYGSTSYDTLSQTTQDYSKGGYSSSVNQQSKTQTVSNQSQAGTGSDLTSSMYGKGHVALNKVNSYEKQSFHSGTPPPFNMPNTQTAGGTSAQPYGMYLPMPAAGHHNMIHQPIHQDSNSAGQRQQSTSQSKSAGKQGYSPSYWAGQN, from the exons ATGAGCACACAAACTCGTTCAGGCGGCGGGGGAGGCGGCCATGCCCGCAACCAGAAAAAGTCAAATGCCAGCAACTCCGGCGGAGGAGGAATCGGCCATCACGATGGAGTCTCACATGCTGCGGCCGCTGGCAAGAAGGGAGGCCAGGATGCCAGCAAGACAGACAAGCCAGAGAAGGCCCAGCCTAAGGCTACCACCGAACAGTTGCGCATTGCCCAGATCACCAATAGCACCACAGAGGATCCGCAGATCAACGAGAAGGTTCTCCTCCTTTTGACCATGACCCAACGTTCCGAGGAGGAGGTCTGCTGTGCCCTCAACGAGTGCGATTACGACCTGGAGGCAGCGGCCAACTTCTTGATCGAGGAGCTACCGCAG GGCGCCTTTGCCAAGTACGAGAAAAAGCGGAAGAACAAGGCTGCAAATAACACGGCTGATGGCGCTGCTGGCGATGGCGATTGGGCCGATGGCAATGCCAATGCGGACAGGCGGGAAAAGTCGCGAAACCGCAGCTCAAATCGCGGAGGCACACGTGGCTCCAGTGACAGTCGTGGAT GGCGCGGAAGAGAGACTCGTGAGAACGAGCGCAATCAGCGCGAATCTCGTGAACCTTGGTCCGGGCAAAACGCTGGTCAGGACCGCGGTGACGATCGGGCTAACGACAACTACCGCGGGCAGCGCAACGGCGGCGGACGCAGTGGTCCCGGTGGCGGTGGACGAGGCGGTGGCTTTGTCTCTCGCTCTGGCCGTGGTGGCGGCCGCATGGGCGGACGCACCGGTGGCCCTCGTGGCGATCGCGGCAGCGGAGGCCCTGGTGGTGCTTATGGATCAGGTCGCGGTGGCAACGCAAACGAGGATCACCACGAGGTTGAGCTGTGGGACAACACCATTGCCCAAAATGccgagaagcagcaacaggCTCATGACGATGCCTGGGGCGACTGGAACAACGAGGAGTATGAGGGCTCGCTTAAGGACAGCAAGGTGTTCACCACCAGCAACCTGGCAACGCAATCCGCTGCCAACGTAGTTAGCGGAACTGGCGCTGTTACAGGTGTTCCTGCGGCGTCTGGAAGCGAGATATCGGCGCCACCGGGCCTTGAACATCAGTTGGTGCAGCAGGGATCTCATCTGGAGGAGAGCTCCAGCAGTGGTCCAGCGGCGGTCACACCGCCAGCAACGCTGAGCGGTTCGGCAACCACGCCACTGCTGCAATACAGCGCAGCGGTCAGTAATCCACCGCCTCAGCTGCAATCCCAGGGCACACAGTCAGGAGCGGGTACAGGAGCGAGTGCAGCTGCCGGCGGAGGAGCAGGCAGCACACCGTCATCCTTTGTATCCGCCTCTCCCGACACATTCTCAAGCGCCGCCTCGGCAGCTGCCACGCTGGTGCATCAAGcacaaaagcagcagcaacttcagCAGCAGACGACGCCTATCAAGCCGTCGGCTACTTTGTCGGTCGAGCAATCTCAGTATTTCAACTCGTTGGCCAGCCAGGGCGTCAGCCCAGGTTCTGTACCAGTGCAGTCGGCGCCAGCGGGTTACGCGCAAAACCCCGTGGCCGCCTACTCCCAAACTAGCACTAGCGTGGGTGTGAGCCAGTACCCCAACACCTATGCCAACGTATTCGCTTCTGGAGCGGCAGCTGGAGCTGGCACTGGCGAGCAATCGCAGCAGCAACCGCAGATAAGGAGGGCACGCGTTAAGCTGCCACCACCCTCGAAGATTCCTGCGAGTGCCGTCGAAATGCCCGGAGACAATGCACTGAACAACATTGGCTACCTGGACGTGCAGTTCGGCGCTCTGGACTTCGGCACGGACGATGGCTTCGAGCCATTGCCGGAGAAGGTTGGTTCGGGCTTTAGCATTGatggtcagcagcagcaacagcagccagaTGACTACCAGAGCAAGtcccagcaacagcagcaggtgACGCTAGCGGCGGGTCTGCAGAGTTCCCAGATT AGCGATGCCTTGAGTGCAGCGGGCTATACAAGCCGTTCGAcgtcacagcagcagcagggcgTTAGCTCATCGGTGAATGCCACAATCGATCAGCTGACCAAGAGCGATCCCTACGGACAGACGGGCGGCAGTGGTAACGCCTACCAAAACGCGTACCAGAACAGTGGAGCGAGCAAGACGGCCAGTGGCTTTCCGACGACGGCGCCCGGTGGCTACAGCAGCTCCACATACGCGAATGTGCAAAGCTCGGTGGCCAACAGTTACCAGCAGCAGGGATACGGCTCATACCAGCCCAGTTCCTACCAGCAGCAGGCTGGCACCGGGGCTCAAAGCGGTACAGGTGCGGTAAGCGGCGGCGGAGGAACAGCGACGCAAAACATTCCGGTtggaggcagcagcagccaaaatAGCACGAG CGGCAATGCGAGCTCTGCCTACCTCACATCCGGATATTCGACACCACAAAGTGCTTACCAGTCAAGCCAGAGTGTTTATGGCAATACTGGATTGTCCAACAGCAGCGG GTTCTCTGGCAGTGCGAGCAACGCGTCCTCGCAGTACGCCAATTTCAGTGCCAGCGCCAAGCTAAAGGATGCGACCACGGCCAGTAGTGCCGCTCATTACGACAG TGTCTCGACCAGCAGCGGAgtgagcagcaacagcggaaGCACAGGCAATGGCGGTGTGGTGAGCGGTCAAACAGGTGCTAACCAGGCGGCTGTATCGAATA ATAACAGCGTGAGCGGCAGCAGCTCGGTCAGCAATGTGACGGCAGGCGTTGCGAGTGGCAACGTAGCCGGCGTGGGCGGAGGCGTCAGTCAGAGCGGCGTAAGTAGTGGAGTCGGCGTGGCCGGTGGCAGCGCGTCCAGCGTCGGTGTGAATgtgaacaacaacagcagcaacgcCAGCTCGGTGGGAGCAACGGCCGTTGCCCAGACAGCCACCGGAACCACCGCTGCAGTGCTGGCCTCGCTGACCAAcaagaacagcagcagcagcaatagcagcggcagcggtggcagtGCTGCCACGACGACGGGCAATGCCAGCGGACAAGGTGCGGGAGCGAGCACCGGCGGCGTGGGCGGAGCGTcgggtgctggtggtgctggtagtggtggtggcagcggcagcggcttGGTGCCCACCAACATCCAAATG CAAGGATATTACGATCTAAACTATCCGCCGGCCAGTTTAGGAGCTGGACGTGACAACCTCGGCTCTGTGACGTATTCTGCAATGAATGACGGACGCTTTGCCCGCACTGACAATAACTCCAGTCCGGTCGGCAAT GTCTCCAGCACAATGTCGCAACAGGCGGGCTCAAGTGCGCCCATGCTAAATGTTCCTTACGCCTACTTCTATGGCGGCAATGTAATGCCCGGTAGTTTTCAATATGGCACGCCCGCCATATATCCC CAAATACCGGCAGCAAACACTGCCTCCGGTCAACAGTTCCCGAAGCCTTCGTACAGCGCGGGCTACGGGTCAACCAGCTATGACACTCTGTCGCAGACCACGCAGGACTACAGCAAGGGCGGCTACTCGTCGAGCGTGAATCAGCAGAGCAAAACTCAGACTGTGTCCAACCAGTCGCAGGCAGGTACTGGATCCGATCTGACCTCTTCTATGTATGGAAAGGGACACGTGGCGCTGAACAAGGTTAAT TCGTACGAGAAGCAGAGTTTCCATTCGGGTACTCCGCCGCCGTTTAATATGCCTAACACTCAGACGGCTGGAGGCACCTCTGCCCAACCGTACGGCATGTACTTGCCGATGCCAGCGGCCGGACACCACAATATGATCCATCAGCCCATCCATCAG GACTCGAACAGTGCCGGGCAGCGTCAGCAATCGACCAGTCAGTCGAAGTCCGCTGGCAAGCAAGGCTACTCGCCCTCGTACTGGGCCGGACAGAACTAG
- the LOC6608105 gene encoding protein lingerer isoform X1 yields the protein MSTQTRSGGGGGGHARNQKKSNASNSGGGGIGHHDGVSHAAAAGKKGGQDASKTDKPEKAQPKATTEQLRIAQITNSTTEDPQINEKVLLLLTMTQRSEEEVCCALNECDYDLEAAANFLIEELPQGAFAKYEKKRKNKAANNTADGAAGDGDWADGNANADRREKSRNRSSNRGGTRGSSDSRGWRGRETRENERNQRESREPWSGQNAGQDRGDDRANDNYRGQRNGGGRSGPGGGGRGGGFVSRSGRGGGRMGGRTGGPRGDRGSGGPGGAYGSGRGGNANEDHHEVELWDNTIAQNAEKQQQAHDDAWGDWNNEEYEGSLKDSKVFTTSNLATQSAANVVSGTGAVTGVPAASGSEISAPPGLEHQLVQQGSHLEESSSSGPAAVTPPATLSGSATTPLLQYSAAVSNPPPQLQSQGTQSGAGTGASAAAGGGAGSTPSSFVSASPDTFSSAASAAATLVHQAQKQQQLQQQTTPIKPSATLSVEQSQYFNSLASQGVSPGSVPVQSAPAGYAQNPVAAYSQTSTSVGVSQYPNTYANVFASGAAAGAGTGEQSQQQPQIRRARVKLPPPSKIPASAVEMPGDNALNNIGYLDVQFGALDFGTDDGFEPLPEKVGSGFSIDGQQQQQQPDDYQSKSQQQQQVTLAAGLQSSQISDALSAAGYTSRSTSQQQQGVSSSVNATIDQLTKSDPYGQTGGSGNAYQNAYQNSGASKTASGFPTTAPGGYSSSTYANVQSSVANSYQQQGYGSYQPSSYQQQAGTGAQSGTGAVSGGGGTATQNIPVGGSSSQNSTSGNASSAYLTSGYSTPQSAYQSSQSVYGNTGLSNSSGFSGSASNASSQYANFSASAKLKDATTASSAAHYDSVSTSSGVSSNSGSTGNGGVVSGQTGANQAAVSNNNSVSGSSSVSNVTAGVASGNVAGVGGGVSQSGVSSGVGVAGGSASSVGVNVNNNSSNASSVGATAVAQTATGTTAAVLASLTNKNSSSSNSSGSGGSAATTTGNASGQGAGASTGGVGGASGAGGAGSGGGSGSGLVPTNIQMVSQYIQTGLPYYQQPVYSYEELQMMQQRVPHVQGYYDLNYPPASLGAGRDNLGSVTYSAMNDGRFARTDNNSSPVGNVSSTMSQQAGSSAPMLNVPYAYFYGGNVMPGSFQYGTPAIYPQIPAANTASGQQFPKPSYSAGYGSTSYDTLSQTTQDYSKGGYSSSVNQQSKTQTVSNQSQAGTGSDLTSSMYGKGHVALNKVNSYEKQSFHSGTPPPFNMPNTQTAGGTSAQPYGMYLPMPAAGHHNMIHQPIHQMDGRIHSSSRRDSNSAGQRQQSTSQSKSAGKQGYSPSYWAGQN from the exons ATGAGCACACAAACTCGTTCAGGCGGCGGGGGAGGCGGCCATGCCCGCAACCAGAAAAAGTCAAATGCCAGCAACTCCGGCGGAGGAGGAATCGGCCATCACGATGGAGTCTCACATGCTGCGGCCGCTGGCAAGAAGGGAGGCCAGGATGCCAGCAAGACAGACAAGCCAGAGAAGGCCCAGCCTAAGGCTACCACCGAACAGTTGCGCATTGCCCAGATCACCAATAGCACCACAGAGGATCCGCAGATCAACGAGAAGGTTCTCCTCCTTTTGACCATGACCCAACGTTCCGAGGAGGAGGTCTGCTGTGCCCTCAACGAGTGCGATTACGACCTGGAGGCAGCGGCCAACTTCTTGATCGAGGAGCTACCGCAG GGCGCCTTTGCCAAGTACGAGAAAAAGCGGAAGAACAAGGCTGCAAATAACACGGCTGATGGCGCTGCTGGCGATGGCGATTGGGCCGATGGCAATGCCAATGCGGACAGGCGGGAAAAGTCGCGAAACCGCAGCTCAAATCGCGGAGGCACACGTGGCTCCAGTGACAGTCGTGGAT GGCGCGGAAGAGAGACTCGTGAGAACGAGCGCAATCAGCGCGAATCTCGTGAACCTTGGTCCGGGCAAAACGCTGGTCAGGACCGCGGTGACGATCGGGCTAACGACAACTACCGCGGGCAGCGCAACGGCGGCGGACGCAGTGGTCCCGGTGGCGGTGGACGAGGCGGTGGCTTTGTCTCTCGCTCTGGCCGTGGTGGCGGCCGCATGGGCGGACGCACCGGTGGCCCTCGTGGCGATCGCGGCAGCGGAGGCCCTGGTGGTGCTTATGGATCAGGTCGCGGTGGCAACGCAAACGAGGATCACCACGAGGTTGAGCTGTGGGACAACACCATTGCCCAAAATGccgagaagcagcaacaggCTCATGACGATGCCTGGGGCGACTGGAACAACGAGGAGTATGAGGGCTCGCTTAAGGACAGCAAGGTGTTCACCACCAGCAACCTGGCAACGCAATCCGCTGCCAACGTAGTTAGCGGAACTGGCGCTGTTACAGGTGTTCCTGCGGCGTCTGGAAGCGAGATATCGGCGCCACCGGGCCTTGAACATCAGTTGGTGCAGCAGGGATCTCATCTGGAGGAGAGCTCCAGCAGTGGTCCAGCGGCGGTCACACCGCCAGCAACGCTGAGCGGTTCGGCAACCACGCCACTGCTGCAATACAGCGCAGCGGTCAGTAATCCACCGCCTCAGCTGCAATCCCAGGGCACACAGTCAGGAGCGGGTACAGGAGCGAGTGCAGCTGCCGGCGGAGGAGCAGGCAGCACACCGTCATCCTTTGTATCCGCCTCTCCCGACACATTCTCAAGCGCCGCCTCGGCAGCTGCCACGCTGGTGCATCAAGcacaaaagcagcagcaacttcagCAGCAGACGACGCCTATCAAGCCGTCGGCTACTTTGTCGGTCGAGCAATCTCAGTATTTCAACTCGTTGGCCAGCCAGGGCGTCAGCCCAGGTTCTGTACCAGTGCAGTCGGCGCCAGCGGGTTACGCGCAAAACCCCGTGGCCGCCTACTCCCAAACTAGCACTAGCGTGGGTGTGAGCCAGTACCCCAACACCTATGCCAACGTATTCGCTTCTGGAGCGGCAGCTGGAGCTGGCACTGGCGAGCAATCGCAGCAGCAACCGCAGATAAGGAGGGCACGCGTTAAGCTGCCACCACCCTCGAAGATTCCTGCGAGTGCCGTCGAAATGCCCGGAGACAATGCACTGAACAACATTGGCTACCTGGACGTGCAGTTCGGCGCTCTGGACTTCGGCACGGACGATGGCTTCGAGCCATTGCCGGAGAAGGTTGGTTCGGGCTTTAGCATTGatggtcagcagcagcaacagcagccagaTGACTACCAGAGCAAGtcccagcaacagcagcaggtgACGCTAGCGGCGGGTCTGCAGAGTTCCCAGATT AGCGATGCCTTGAGTGCAGCGGGCTATACAAGCCGTTCGAcgtcacagcagcagcagggcgTTAGCTCATCGGTGAATGCCACAATCGATCAGCTGACCAAGAGCGATCCCTACGGACAGACGGGCGGCAGTGGTAACGCCTACCAAAACGCGTACCAGAACAGTGGAGCGAGCAAGACGGCCAGTGGCTTTCCGACGACGGCGCCCGGTGGCTACAGCAGCTCCACATACGCGAATGTGCAAAGCTCGGTGGCCAACAGTTACCAGCAGCAGGGATACGGCTCATACCAGCCCAGTTCCTACCAGCAGCAGGCTGGCACCGGGGCTCAAAGCGGTACAGGTGCGGTAAGCGGCGGCGGAGGAACAGCGACGCAAAACATTCCGGTtggaggcagcagcagccaaaatAGCACGAG CGGCAATGCGAGCTCTGCCTACCTCACATCCGGATATTCGACACCACAAAGTGCTTACCAGTCAAGCCAGAGTGTTTATGGCAATACTGGATTGTCCAACAGCAGCGG GTTCTCTGGCAGTGCGAGCAACGCGTCCTCGCAGTACGCCAATTTCAGTGCCAGCGCCAAGCTAAAGGATGCGACCACGGCCAGTAGTGCCGCTCATTACGACAG TGTCTCGACCAGCAGCGGAgtgagcagcaacagcggaaGCACAGGCAATGGCGGTGTGGTGAGCGGTCAAACAGGTGCTAACCAGGCGGCTGTATCGAATA ATAACAGCGTGAGCGGCAGCAGCTCGGTCAGCAATGTGACGGCAGGCGTTGCGAGTGGCAACGTAGCCGGCGTGGGCGGAGGCGTCAGTCAGAGCGGCGTAAGTAGTGGAGTCGGCGTGGCCGGTGGCAGCGCGTCCAGCGTCGGTGTGAATgtgaacaacaacagcagcaacgcCAGCTCGGTGGGAGCAACGGCCGTTGCCCAGACAGCCACCGGAACCACCGCTGCAGTGCTGGCCTCGCTGACCAAcaagaacagcagcagcagcaatagcagcggcagcggtggcagtGCTGCCACGACGACGGGCAATGCCAGCGGACAAGGTGCGGGAGCGAGCACCGGCGGCGTGGGCGGAGCGTcgggtgctggtggtgctggtagtggtggtggcagcggcagcggcttGGTGCCCACCAACATCCAAATGGTTAGTCAATATATTCAGACTGGATTGCCATACTATCAGCAACCAGTGTATTCCTACGAGGAATTGCAAATGATGCAACAGAGAGTGCCACATGTG CAAGGATATTACGATCTAAACTATCCGCCGGCCAGTTTAGGAGCTGGACGTGACAACCTCGGCTCTGTGACGTATTCTGCAATGAATGACGGACGCTTTGCCCGCACTGACAATAACTCCAGTCCGGTCGGCAAT GTCTCCAGCACAATGTCGCAACAGGCGGGCTCAAGTGCGCCCATGCTAAATGTTCCTTACGCCTACTTCTATGGCGGCAATGTAATGCCCGGTAGTTTTCAATATGGCACGCCCGCCATATATCCC CAAATACCGGCAGCAAACACTGCCTCCGGTCAACAGTTCCCGAAGCCTTCGTACAGCGCGGGCTACGGGTCAACCAGCTATGACACTCTGTCGCAGACCACGCAGGACTACAGCAAGGGCGGCTACTCGTCGAGCGTGAATCAGCAGAGCAAAACTCAGACTGTGTCCAACCAGTCGCAGGCAGGTACTGGATCCGATCTGACCTCTTCTATGTATGGAAAGGGACACGTGGCGCTGAACAAGGTTAAT TCGTACGAGAAGCAGAGTTTCCATTCGGGTACTCCGCCGCCGTTTAATATGCCTAACACTCAGACGGCTGGAGGCACCTCTGCCCAACCGTACGGCATGTACTTGCCGATGCCAGCGGCCGGACACCACAATATGATCCATCAGCCCATCCATCAG ATGGACGGCAGGATTCATAGCTCATCCCGCCGG GACTCGAACAGTGCCGGGCAGCGTCAGCAATCGACCAGTCAGTCGAAGTCCGCTGGCAAGCAAGGCTACTCGCCCTCGTACTGGGCCGGACAGAACTAG